In Vicugna pacos chromosome 1, VicPac4, whole genome shotgun sequence, a single window of DNA contains:
- the LOC140698864 gene encoding uncharacterized protein, translated as MFPASLSALWFCYSFLAYLCLYYFSAFLRSLLTSDREKPKVTVRTRRKRRRRGRARLSMRLSRRRAR; from the coding sequence ATGTTCCCCGCGAGCTTGTCGGCTTTGTGGTTCTGTTACTCCTTCCTTGCATACCTCTGTCTCTACTACTTCTCTGCATTTTTGCGCAGCTTGCTCACTTCCGACAGAGAAAAACCAAAGGTGACGGTGCGCACCCGAAGAAAAAGACGGCGAAGAGGAAGGGCCCGGCTGTCGATGCGCCTGTCCAGGAGGAGAGCCCGGTAG